The Pseudomonadota bacterium genomic sequence GGGACGCATTGGTGGCGAGATTCATCACAACCTGATGAATCTGGGTCGGATCAGCCAGAATAGTTCCACAGTCCGGATCAATCGCCTGCTTGATTTCTATGGTGGTGGGAATGGATGCCCGCAGGAGTTTGACGATTTCCTTGACGATTACCTGGATCTTAAGGGGGCTTTTTTTCTGCTCCGACTTGCGGCTGAAGGCAAGAATATGCTTCACCAGATCGCGGGCCCGGAACCCCGCCTTCAGCACCTCGCCGATGAACCCTTTCGCAGGATTCGTGCCAGGAATGCTTTCAAGGGCCATATCGGCATAGCCGAGAATGGCGCCAAGGATATTGTTGAAATCATGGGCAATGCCGCCGGCGAGCGTGCCGATTGCCTCCATCTTCTGGGCCTGGCGAAGTTGTTCCTCAAGCAGCAGCTTTTCCACCACCGCCGCTTTCTGATCGGTAATATCTTCTGAAATGCCCAGCAGATACAGTGGCGCTCCGCCTTTGTCCAGAATCGGTATTTTCTTGGTGTGGAATATCTTTGTCCCTTTCTCCCTGGTTTGAACCTGCTCTTCAGGGATATCAAACAAAACCTTATCTTGTAATACCTGCCGGTCTTTTTCCGTGAAAAAGTCCGCCTGCTCCCGGGGGAAAAAATCATAGTCGTTCTTGCCGATGAATGTCTGCTGGTCATATCCCAGCAGCTCCTCGCCCGCCTTGTTCATGCGGACATACCTCAGTCCGTCGGCCTCCTTGACAAAGATCATATTGGGGATATTCTCAATCACCGAATCCAGGAAGGCTTCGTTCTCGGTGAGGCGTTCCGTGCGGTTTTTGACGAGTTTCTTTAAACGGAAATTGAACAGAAACAGGCCTGAGACAAAGAAAAAACCGCACAGCATGGCACCGGAAACAATATACATCGTGAAATATTCCCTTTCCAGGGGGGCGCGGATGGAGATGATTGCCCGGATATCGCCCAGGGATTCATTGAAGCCGCCTTCCCCGGGGTACAGGGCCTGCAGATCTTCGGGAGATTCTTCCCTTTTGCCGTGGCATTTCATGCACCTTTCCTGATTTGCCTGAAAAGGCAGGGCGACATAGAGAAACTTCCTGCCGTCTATATCAAGGATCTCTTTATGGGAGGTGAGCTCACGGTTGGCATCGAATTCCCGGATCAGCCGTTCTTCCATGGCATCGGCCTTGTTCACCGGATTGCGGGGGTTGTAGGCCGCCATCTTGTAGGACAGTTCCGGCAGATCCAGGGCACGGCGCTCTTCGTTGTAGAACTGATGCTGATTGCGAACGATAAAGGACGAGGAAAGAAGTTCGGGGGCATAAAAGTCTTCCGGCACTCTTCCTTCTTGCTTGTATTTATACAACGCCGGATGCATGACCCGCTGCACATACTGGTGAATACCCTGATGGGCCAGGAGCAGATCTTCGATCTTCCGTTCCGCCTGGTGGATGATATACAGTCTGGCGAGATAAAAGAACAAAACCCCGATGACTGCGGTCACCAGCACCGCAAGGACAGAGAATTTCAAAAACGTCTTTCTGTCTGGAATAATCATCCCCGGCAGCTGTATAAAATTCATCTAATTCCTCAACC encodes the following:
- a CDS encoding DUF3365 domain-containing protein; translated protein: MNFIQLPGMIIPDRKTFLKFSVLAVLVTAVIGVLFFYLARLYIIHQAERKIEDLLLAHQGIHQYVQRVMHPALYKYKQEGRVPEDFYAPELLSSSFIVRNQHQFYNEERRALDLPELSYKMAAYNPRNPVNKADAMEERLIREFDANRELTSHKEILDIDGRKFLYVALPFQANQERCMKCHGKREESPEDLQALYPGEGGFNESLGDIRAIISIRAPLEREYFTMYIVSGAMLCGFFFVSGLFLFNFRLKKLVKNRTERLTENEAFLDSVIENIPNMIFVKEADGLRYVRMNKAGEELLGYDQQTFIGKNDYDFFPREQADFFTEKDRQVLQDKVLFDIPEEQVQTREKGTKIFHTKKIPILDKGGAPLYLLGISEDITDQKAAVVEKLLLEEQLRQAQKMEAIGTLAGGIAHDFNNILGAILGYADMALESIPGTNPAKGFIGEVLKAGFRARDLVKHILAFSRKSEQKKSPLKIQVIVKEIVKLLRASIPTTIEIKQAIDPDCGTILADPTQIHQVVMNLATNASQAMEGGNGTLFIGVDSVFLSEKDLADEQVAAGPYVLLTVGDTGPGIKPEIISRIFDPYFTTKEVDKGSGMGLAVVHGIVKSHEGYITVESQPGTGTTFNVYFPQSREEEESLEAETAEIPTGTENILVVDDEQVLVKLTQARLERLGYHVTAVFDSTEALELFRARPEAFDLVLTDYTMPKMTGTELLMAIREIRPDIPVILCTGYSSQVDKEKAYAMGVSAFIMKPVKNIDLARIIRQSLDACKT